The following coding sequences lie in one Pseudomonas syringae CC1557 genomic window:
- a CDS encoding aldehyde dehydrogenase family protein produces MTTVNSNTHAISINPATGEQIGHYPFESEAAQDSLLSRAAAGFAGWKRKPVQERAQLIVAMGKALRDDADNIARMISQEMGKPVTQAKGEVEKCAQLCDWYAAHGPAMLVAEATQVEHDKARIEYRPLGPILAVMPWNFPIWQVLRGAIPTLLAGNTYVLKHAPNVMGCAYLLRHAFQQAGFPQGVFEVLNVLPEGVSRAIADPRIAAVTLTGSVRAGQAIGAQAGAALKKCVLELGGSDPFIVLNDADLDQAVKAAVIGRFQNTGQVCAAAKRLIIEQGVVEEFTRRFVEQTRQLVVGDPLSRETYIGPMARFDLRDELDAQVQDTLAEGATLLLGGNKADGQGNYYEPTVLGDVTDQMTSFRQELFGPVASIITARDAQHALQLANDSEFGLTATVYTRDLALAERMTEELETGGVFINGYSASDPRVSFGGVKKSGFGRELSHFGVREFCNAQTVWRDRH; encoded by the coding sequence ATGACCACTGTCAACAGCAACACCCACGCAATCTCGATCAACCCGGCGACCGGCGAACAGATCGGCCACTATCCGTTCGAATCAGAAGCGGCGCAGGACAGTCTACTTTCGCGTGCAGCAGCCGGGTTTGCGGGCTGGAAGCGCAAGCCGGTGCAGGAACGTGCGCAGTTGATCGTCGCCATGGGCAAAGCCCTGCGCGACGACGCTGACAACATTGCCCGGATGATCAGCCAGGAAATGGGCAAGCCAGTTACACAGGCCAAGGGCGAGGTCGAGAAATGCGCGCAGCTGTGCGATTGGTACGCGGCGCACGGCCCGGCGATGCTGGTTGCCGAAGCGACTCAGGTCGAGCACGACAAGGCGCGCATCGAATACCGTCCGCTGGGTCCGATTCTCGCGGTGATGCCGTGGAACTTCCCGATCTGGCAGGTGCTGCGTGGTGCGATTCCGACCTTGCTGGCTGGCAATACCTATGTACTCAAGCATGCGCCCAACGTGATGGGCTGTGCTTATCTATTGCGTCATGCGTTCCAGCAAGCGGGTTTTCCACAAGGCGTGTTCGAAGTGCTCAATGTGCTACCAGAAGGTGTTTCGAGAGCCATCGCTGACCCACGCATTGCGGCCGTGACGCTGACCGGTAGCGTGCGGGCCGGTCAGGCGATCGGTGCTCAGGCCGGGGCGGCGCTGAAAAAATGTGTGCTGGAACTGGGCGGCTCTGACCCGTTCATCGTGCTCAATGACGCCGACCTTGATCAAGCCGTGAAGGCTGCAGTGATTGGCCGGTTCCAGAACACTGGGCAGGTGTGTGCGGCGGCCAAGCGCTTGATCATTGAGCAAGGCGTGGTTGAAGAGTTTACCCGTCGGTTCGTCGAGCAGACGCGCCAGCTGGTGGTGGGTGATCCCCTGTCCAGAGAGACCTACATCGGGCCGATGGCGCGCTTTGATCTGCGCGACGAGCTTGATGCGCAGGTGCAGGACACGCTGGCTGAAGGCGCAACCCTGTTACTGGGCGGCAACAAGGCGGATGGCCAGGGCAATTACTATGAGCCCACTGTGCTGGGCGATGTCACCGACCAGATGACCTCGTTCCGCCAGGAACTGTTCGGCCCGGTGGCTTCGATCATCACCGCCCGCGACGCGCAGCATGCCTTGCAACTGGCCAACGACAGCGAATTCGGCCTGACCGCGACGGTGTACACCCGCGATCTGGCGCTGGCAGAGCGAATGACCGAAGAGCTGGAGACCGGCGGCGTGTTCATCAACGGCTACAGCGCCTCAGACCCGCGCGTGAGCTTCGGCGGCGTGAAGAAAAGCGGTTTTGGCCGAGAGCTTTCACACTTTGGCGTACGCGAGTTCTGCAACGCCCAGACCGTGTGGCGGGATCGTCACTGA
- a CDS encoding ABC transporter ATP-binding protein — translation MSAVIKDPARPQQKPLVALCNLNKHYGNFAAVDDISLDIQDGEFLTFLGSSGSGKSTTLSMLAGFETPSSGEILVGGKSLVNVPPHKRDIGMVFQRYSLFPHLSVRDNIAFPLAIRKLPAAERERKVDAMLKLVQLEEFAHRRPSQLSGGQQQRVAIARALVYEPRILLMDEPLGALDKKLREDLQDELRQLHRRLGITIVYVTHDQEEAMRLSQRIAIFSHGKIVGLGSGYDLYQNPPNAFVASFLGNSNFLRLKAQGNAVATFEGNSLAIRLTSGLKTDQDVLLMVRPEKAQALSVSQAAATPLEAGWNEVSANVTEVLFLGESQTCSVVTTGGTAMTVKALSATGMPLQAGDPVRVRWAAADACIYTEWTDTDLNKAAGAH, via the coding sequence ATGAGTGCCGTGATCAAAGACCCCGCCCGCCCACAGCAGAAACCGCTGGTCGCGCTGTGCAACCTGAACAAGCATTACGGCAACTTCGCTGCCGTCGACGACATTTCCCTGGATATCCAGGACGGCGAGTTTCTGACCTTTCTGGGCTCCAGCGGCTCGGGCAAAAGCACCACGCTGTCGATGCTGGCCGGGTTCGAAACACCCAGCTCAGGCGAGATTCTGGTGGGCGGCAAATCGCTGGTGAATGTACCGCCGCACAAGCGTGACATCGGCATGGTCTTCCAGCGCTATTCGCTGTTTCCGCACCTGTCGGTGCGCGACAACATTGCCTTCCCGCTGGCCATCCGCAAGCTGCCTGCTGCCGAGCGTGAAAGGAAGGTCGATGCGATGCTCAAGCTGGTCCAGCTGGAAGAGTTCGCTCACCGCCGCCCTTCGCAACTGTCCGGCGGCCAGCAACAACGGGTCGCCATTGCCAGAGCGCTGGTCTACGAGCCGCGCATCCTGCTGATGGACGAGCCACTCGGCGCGCTGGATAAAAAACTGCGTGAAGACCTGCAGGACGAACTGCGTCAGTTGCACCGCAGGCTGGGCATTACCATTGTCTACGTGACCCATGATCAGGAAGAAGCCATGCGCCTGTCACAGCGCATTGCGATTTTCAGCCACGGCAAGATTGTCGGTCTGGGCAGCGGATACGATCTGTATCAGAACCCGCCGAATGCCTTTGTCGCCTCATTTCTCGGCAACTCGAATTTCCTCAGGCTCAAGGCTCAGGGCAATGCCGTGGCGACGTTTGAAGGCAACTCGCTGGCGATTCGCCTGACCTCGGGGCTCAAGACCGATCAGGACGTGTTGCTGATGGTGCGTCCGGAAAAGGCTCAGGCATTGAGCGTTTCCCAAGCGGCCGCAACGCCGCTCGAAGCCGGCTGGAATGAGGTCAGCGCGAACGTCACCGAGGTACTGTTTCTGGGGGAAAGCCAGACCTGCTCGGTGGTGACCACCGGTGGCACGGCAATGACCGTCAAAGCGCTGTCGGCCACCGGCATGCCGCTCCAGGCCGGTGATCCGGTGCGTGTGCGCTGGGCCGCCGCCGATGCCTGCATCTACACCGAATGGACAGACACCGACCTGAACAAGGCAGCAGGCGCGCACTGA
- a CDS encoding nucleotidyltransferase family protein, with protein MTSIDSHNSKVFALILAAGSSKRFDGDKRQALLPCGRTLLTASLDNARKAFTQVAVILRTDDDREALGIPAEITVIRSEHAGLGMGHSLASGIAAVVNSSSDAVAILLADMPWIQPQTLRNLLMLADPQRIALPMHEGQRGHPVIIGRRFWPELLKLEGDQGAKALIAHNPDLCDVMDCDDPGILLDADTRSTLAMACQQHLADRCD; from the coding sequence TTGACCAGCATAGACAGCCACAACTCCAAAGTGTTCGCCCTGATCCTGGCGGCAGGCAGCAGCAAACGTTTTGATGGCGATAAACGCCAGGCGCTGCTGCCCTGCGGACGGACCTTGCTGACGGCAAGTCTCGACAACGCCAGAAAAGCATTCACTCAGGTGGCGGTGATACTGCGTACGGACGATGACCGCGAAGCACTCGGTATTCCCGCAGAGATTACGGTCATCCGCAGCGAACACGCCGGCCTGGGCATGGGCCACAGTCTGGCCAGCGGAATCGCCGCCGTGGTGAACTCGTCATCTGATGCAGTGGCAATACTGCTCGCAGACATGCCGTGGATACAGCCGCAGACCTTGCGCAATCTGTTGATGCTCGCTGACCCGCAGCGTATTGCCCTGCCGATGCATGAAGGCCAGCGCGGCCATCCGGTGATCATCGGACGCCGGTTCTGGCCGGAGCTGCTGAAACTCGAAGGTGATCAGGGCGCCAAGGCCCTGATCGCCCATAACCCCGACCTTTGCGATGTAATGGACTGTGACGACCCGGGTATCCTGCTCGATGCAGACACACGTTCGACGCTGGCTATGGCCTGCCAGCAACACCTTGCAGATCGCTGCGACTGA
- a CDS encoding xanthine dehydrogenase family protein molybdopterin-binding subunit, translating to MSENIIGTPQRRIDGGKKVSGEARYAADHPMGKMLYAYGVYSTIGNGRVAAINDQQAKAMPGVIEIFHHGNFPALHRTPTTKLSFAKMLSASKADEHRLPFEDDRVYYPGQFVALVVAESFEQARAAAHRVTVDYEQRPAVKDLQEGMRVNGVRDGGAGHNRGNPDSAFQSAKTQIDQTYTTPVEVHNPMEMHASTAWWQDGKLFVYESTQGVVNHRNLLANVFDLSPDRVEVRAPFIGSGFGGKLWPWPHSVAACAAAQVTGRPVQLVLPRAQMFTTVGHRPETRQRLRLATDASGKLVSIRHESLNNTSMLDDYTENCGGVTKSLYSCDNVLVSHKISSINRGTPTSMRAPGAAPGLFALESAIDEMALASGLDPLAFRKLNLSDMDQSMGLPWSSNHLPEAIDKAAERFGWQARKAEVGSMREGDEIIGYGMGACNWEAYQVPTDARVILRSDGTALAQCGLQDIGTGTYTIVAQTVSQLTGIPIERVEVELGSSSFPAGPVSGGSWVTASVMPAIAGATREALQKLRQYAVSKDAIFAGQDAESIKVENGQLVLGEQRASFVDVLKGQRLSRAEGNFQSGMPEAGKYSFRSFGVHFVEVRWDPGISSLRVARVVSAIDVGKVVNPLAARNQVEGAIVMGIGMALFEAAEYDPRTGMPVNNNYAEYVVPVHADQPDIDVLLLDYPDYNLGEFGARGIGEIGVTGLAAAVANAVYHATGKRVRSLPITKEKLMAGL from the coding sequence ATGAGCGAAAACATTATCGGCACGCCGCAGCGTCGTATCGACGGCGGCAAGAAAGTCAGTGGCGAAGCGCGCTACGCCGCAGACCATCCCATGGGCAAAATGCTCTATGCCTACGGCGTTTACAGCACCATTGGCAACGGCCGTGTGGCGGCGATCAACGACCAGCAGGCGAAAGCCATGCCTGGCGTGATCGAGATTTTTCATCATGGCAACTTCCCCGCGCTGCACCGCACCCCCACTACCAAACTGAGCTTTGCCAAGATGCTCTCGGCGAGCAAGGCCGACGAGCACCGACTGCCGTTTGAGGATGACCGGGTTTACTACCCCGGTCAGTTCGTCGCGCTGGTGGTCGCCGAAAGTTTCGAACAGGCGAGGGCGGCTGCTCATCGCGTGACGGTCGATTACGAACAGCGTCCGGCGGTCAAGGATCTGCAGGAAGGCATGCGCGTCAATGGCGTCCGTGACGGCGGTGCGGGCCATAACCGTGGCAACCCGGACAGCGCGTTTCAGAGCGCCAAGACGCAGATCGACCAGACTTACACCACGCCGGTTGAGGTGCATAACCCGATGGAAATGCACGCCAGCACCGCGTGGTGGCAGGACGGCAAGCTGTTCGTTTACGAGAGCACTCAGGGCGTGGTCAACCATCGCAACCTGCTGGCCAACGTGTTCGACCTGTCGCCTGATCGCGTGGAAGTGCGAGCGCCGTTCATTGGCTCTGGTTTTGGCGGCAAGCTATGGCCGTGGCCGCACTCTGTGGCGGCCTGCGCTGCCGCTCAAGTCACCGGTCGGCCGGTGCAACTGGTGCTGCCGCGTGCGCAGATGTTCACCACCGTGGGCCACCGCCCGGAAACCCGTCAGCGCCTGCGTCTGGCCACCGATGCCAGTGGCAAGCTGGTGTCGATCCGGCATGAGTCGCTCAACAACACCTCGATGCTTGATGACTACACCGAGAACTGCGGCGGCGTGACCAAAAGCCTGTATTCCTGCGACAACGTGCTGGTCAGCCACAAGATCAGCTCGATCAACCGCGGTACGCCCACATCCATGCGCGCACCGGGCGCGGCACCGGGCCTGTTTGCGCTGGAGTCGGCCATCGACGAAATGGCCTTGGCCAGTGGCCTCGACCCGCTGGCGTTTCGCAAGCTGAACCTGTCTGACATGGATCAGAGCATGGGCTTGCCGTGGTCGAGCAACCACTTGCCGGAAGCGATCGACAAGGCCGCCGAACGTTTCGGCTGGCAGGCGCGCAAGGCTGAAGTAGGGTCGATGCGTGAAGGTGATGAAATCATCGGTTACGGCATGGGGGCGTGCAACTGGGAGGCCTATCAGGTGCCGACCGATGCGCGGGTCATTCTGCGTTCCGACGGCACTGCACTGGCTCAATGTGGCTTGCAGGACATCGGCACCGGAACCTACACCATCGTCGCGCAGACTGTCAGCCAGTTGACCGGCATTCCGATTGAGCGTGTCGAAGTGGAGCTGGGCAGTTCATCCTTTCCGGCTGGCCCGGTTTCGGGTGGTTCCTGGGTCACCGCCAGCGTCATGCCGGCGATTGCCGGTGCTACGCGTGAAGCGCTGCAGAAGCTGCGCCAGTACGCCGTCAGCAAGGACGCGATATTCGCCGGGCAGGACGCCGAGTCGATCAAGGTCGAAAACGGTCAACTGGTGCTCGGCGAGCAACGCGCCAGTTTTGTCGACGTGCTCAAGGGGCAGCGCCTGTCGCGTGCCGAAGGCAACTTCCAGAGCGGCATGCCTGAAGCCGGCAAGTATTCATTCCGGTCGTTCGGCGTGCATTTTGTTGAGGTGCGCTGGGATCCGGGCATTTCCAGCCTGCGGGTTGCGCGGGTGGTCAGCGCCATTGACGTGGGCAAGGTGGTCAACCCGTTGGCCGCGCGCAATCAGGTAGAAGGCGCGATTGTCATGGGCATCGGCATGGCGCTGTTCGAGGCCGCCGAGTACGACCCGCGCACGGGCATGCCGGTGAATAACAACTACGCCGAGTACGTGGTGCCGGTGCATGCCGATCAGCCGGACATCGATGTCCTGTTGCTCGATTACCCGGATTACAACCTTGGCGAGTTCGGCGCGCGTGGCATTGGCGAGATCGGTGTGACCGGGCTGGCCGCGGCAGTGGCCAATGCGGTCTACCACGCGACGGGCAAGCGTGTGCGTAGCCTGCCGATCACCAAGGAAAAACTGATGGCAGGGTTGTAA
- a CDS encoding flavin reductase family protein — MDNHIRPVELEKAYRLLNHGPTVLVSSSHEGTHNVMAAAWACALDFSPPKVTLVIDKMTKTRGLVEKSGYFALQVPNLDQLQMTFDVGTQSRVFTPDKLDKANVDLFRIDGHDSPLVVGCSAWLICKVIPEPHNQQTYDLFIGEVVGAWADTRVFNDGHWEFEKADPKWRSLHYVAGGHFYTIGEPAVVETGDD, encoded by the coding sequence GTGGACAATCACATTCGTCCTGTCGAGCTGGAAAAAGCCTACCGCTTGCTTAACCACGGGCCGACCGTGCTGGTGTCATCCAGTCACGAGGGCACGCATAACGTCATGGCTGCGGCCTGGGCCTGTGCGCTGGACTTCTCGCCGCCCAAGGTGACGCTGGTGATCGACAAGATGACCAAGACCCGCGGGCTGGTCGAGAAGAGCGGATACTTTGCGCTGCAAGTGCCCAATCTGGATCAATTGCAGATGACCTTCGACGTCGGCACCCAGAGCAGGGTCTTCACCCCGGACAAGCTCGACAAGGCCAACGTCGACCTGTTCCGCATCGACGGTCACGACTCGCCGCTGGTGGTCGGATGCTCGGCGTGGCTGATCTGCAAGGTCATTCCCGAGCCGCACAATCAACAGACTTACGATCTGTTCATTGGCGAAGTAGTGGGCGCCTGGGCCGATACCCGTGTCTTCAACGACGGGCACTGGGAGTTCGAAAAAGCCGACCCGAAATGGCGTAGCCTGCACTATGTTGCTGGCGGGCACTTCTACACCATTGGCGAGCCGGCGGTCGTGGAAACCGGCGACGACTGA
- a CDS encoding XdhC family protein, with protein MKQLDLQVVQQARDWLASGKPVWLCTVLSTFGSAPRGPGAMLVALNSGEHRGSLSGGCVEEDFLERVAAGQFQPVNQVVRYGDGGFAPTRALPCGGVLDVLIEFIAPSPEADAHLAAIEQALAGRELVSREVQLGGVQRDVGPASLGEARVQINDERISVRMGAVYRVLLAGLSPVAEFCASFAVAMGYEVIICDPRTEVTAGFSMPGVEVRGVLPAVFIAEGGCHSSTAVLALTHDPKLDDLSMLEAVRTEAFYIGAMGSMRTSSKRIERLARIGGLGAEALERIHAPIGLNLGSKTPAEIAIAVMADILRVANGVSRSDLQGVAGRP; from the coding sequence ATGAAACAACTCGATTTGCAGGTGGTACAGCAGGCACGTGACTGGCTGGCAAGTGGCAAGCCAGTCTGGCTGTGTACGGTGCTTTCGACGTTCGGCTCAGCTCCGCGCGGGCCGGGTGCAATGCTGGTGGCGCTGAACAGTGGCGAGCATCGCGGTTCGTTGTCTGGCGGCTGCGTGGAAGAAGATTTTCTCGAACGCGTCGCTGCCGGGCAGTTTCAGCCGGTCAATCAGGTGGTTCGCTACGGGGATGGCGGCTTTGCGCCAACCCGGGCTTTGCCGTGCGGTGGTGTGCTGGATGTGTTGATCGAGTTCATTGCGCCGAGTCCTGAAGCTGATGCGCATCTGGCGGCCATCGAGCAGGCGCTGGCCGGACGTGAGCTGGTCAGCAGAGAGGTGCAATTGGGCGGTGTACAGAGAGACGTCGGGCCTGCCTCACTGGGTGAGGCGCGGGTACAGATCAACGACGAACGCATCAGCGTGCGGATGGGCGCGGTCTATCGCGTGCTGCTTGCCGGACTCTCGCCCGTCGCCGAATTCTGCGCCAGTTTTGCCGTGGCCATGGGTTACGAAGTGATCATCTGTGATCCGCGTACCGAAGTCACTGCGGGGTTCTCGATGCCGGGCGTCGAAGTACGCGGGGTCCTGCCGGCCGTGTTCATTGCTGAAGGCGGCTGTCACAGTTCGACGGCGGTGCTGGCGTTGACTCATGATCCGAAACTGGATGACCTGAGCATGCTGGAAGCCGTGCGCACCGAGGCGTTTTATATCGGTGCAATGGGCTCGATGCGCACCAGCAGCAAGCGTATCGAGCGCCTGGCGCGGATTGGCGGGCTGGGTGCCGAGGCGCTGGAGCGCATTCACGCGCCGATCGGCTTGAACCTCGGCAGCAAGACACCTGCGGAAATTGCGATTGCAGTGATGGCCGATATCCTGCGGGTCGCCAACGGTGTCAGTCGCAGCGATCTGCAAGGTGTTGCTGGCAGGCCATAG
- a CDS encoding tartrate dehydrogenase, translating into MNNKKLRIAAIAGDGIGLEVLPEGVKVVQAVAAKHGLELEFEYFEWASCDYYLAHGKMMPDDWFEQLKGFDSIFFGAVGWPDKVPDHISLWGSLLKFRREFDQYANIRPVRLFPGVPCPLANRKPGDIDFIVVRENTEGEYSSLGGIMFENTENEFVLQESVFTRRGVDRILKFAFEMASNRERKHVTSATKSNGMAISMPYWDKRTEAMASQYPDISWDKQHIDILCARFVLQPERFDVVVASNLFGDILSDLGPACAGTIGIAPSANLNPERNFPSLFEPVHGSAPDIFGQNIANPIAMIWSGALMLEFLGQGDERFTTAHDEIITAIEQVIASGEVTPDLGGTLSTQQVGAAIAKRLGAAC; encoded by the coding sequence ATGAACAACAAGAAACTGCGCATTGCTGCGATTGCCGGAGACGGCATCGGCCTTGAAGTCCTGCCTGAAGGTGTCAAGGTGGTCCAGGCGGTTGCCGCAAAACACGGGCTGGAGCTGGAATTCGAGTACTTCGAATGGGCCAGCTGCGATTACTACCTGGCGCACGGCAAGATGATGCCGGACGACTGGTTCGAACAGTTAAAAGGCTTCGATTCGATTTTCTTCGGTGCCGTGGGCTGGCCGGACAAAGTACCCGACCACATTTCCCTGTGGGGCTCGTTGCTCAAGTTTCGTCGCGAGTTCGACCAGTACGCCAACATCCGCCCGGTGCGACTGTTCCCCGGCGTGCCCTGCCCGCTCGCCAATCGCAAACCGGGCGATATCGACTTCATCGTGGTGCGGGAAAATACCGAAGGTGAATACTCGTCACTCGGCGGGATCATGTTCGAGAACACCGAAAACGAGTTCGTCTTGCAGGAGTCGGTATTCACCCGTCGCGGTGTCGATCGCATCCTCAAATTCGCCTTCGAAATGGCCAGCAACCGCGAGCGCAAGCACGTCACCTCGGCGACCAAGTCCAACGGCATGGCCATCAGCATGCCCTACTGGGACAAACGCACCGAGGCGATGGCCAGCCAGTACCCGGACATCAGTTGGGACAAACAGCACATCGACATTCTCTGCGCACGCTTCGTGTTGCAACCCGAGCGCTTCGACGTGGTGGTGGCGTCCAACCTGTTCGGTGACATCCTCAGCGACCTCGGCCCGGCGTGCGCTGGCACCATTGGCATCGCACCGTCAGCCAACCTCAACCCGGAGCGCAATTTCCCGTCGCTGTTCGAACCGGTGCATGGCTCGGCCCCGGACATCTTCGGCCAGAACATCGCCAACCCGATCGCGATGATCTGGTCAGGCGCGCTGATGCTGGAATTCCTGGGTCAAGGCGATGAGCGCTTCACGACGGCGCATGACGAAATCATCACCGCTATCGAACAGGTGATCGCCAGCGGCGAGGTCACGCCGGATCTGGGCGGTACACTTTCGACTCAGCAGGTGGGTGCGGCAATCGCCAAGCGGCTTGGCGCAGCCTGCTAA
- a CDS encoding LysR substrate-binding domain-containing protein produces MNYPNLDDLNVFIHVARRSSFVGAANELGMSAAYVSKRVKLLEQNMGVVLLHRSTRQVSITEDGERVYEWAKGILESVQQMGDEVAALHGEPSGLLRVVSSQGFGRRFVAPALSELAARYPKLDIRLDIQDRLVDLIEEGVDLDIRVGNEIAPHLRARHLVRNWRVLCASPEYLQQHGTPVSLGELANHDCLVIKERDRPFGIWHLHGPQGAETVKVTGSLSTNHGEIARQWCLDGRGLLLRSLWDVRSELAEGRLVQVMPEYRQDADIWAVHTSPLMSSAKIRVTVAFLRDYFALHHAPV; encoded by the coding sequence GTGAACTATCCGAATCTGGATGACCTGAATGTGTTCATTCACGTTGCGCGGCGCTCCAGTTTCGTGGGGGCTGCCAATGAGTTGGGCATGTCCGCCGCGTATGTCAGCAAGCGCGTCAAGCTGCTGGAGCAGAACATGGGCGTGGTATTGCTGCACCGTTCCACCCGGCAAGTATCGATTACCGAAGACGGCGAGCGCGTCTACGAATGGGCCAAGGGCATTCTTGAATCCGTGCAGCAGATGGGCGATGAAGTTGCGGCGTTGCACGGCGAGCCGAGCGGCCTGTTGCGGGTGGTCAGTAGTCAGGGTTTCGGCCGCCGCTTTGTGGCGCCTGCCTTGTCGGAGCTGGCAGCGCGCTACCCGAAGCTGGACATACGGCTGGATATTCAGGACCGGCTGGTGGACCTGATCGAGGAGGGCGTGGATCTGGATATTCGCGTTGGCAACGAAATCGCGCCGCATCTGCGTGCCCGGCATCTGGTCCGCAACTGGCGGGTACTGTGCGCGAGCCCGGAGTATCTGCAGCAGCACGGCACGCCCGTCAGCCTTGGCGAACTGGCGAATCACGATTGCCTGGTCATCAAGGAGCGCGACCGGCCGTTCGGCATCTGGCATCTGCACGGGCCGCAGGGCGCAGAAACGGTGAAGGTCACCGGCAGCCTGTCGACCAACCATGGCGAAATCGCCCGCCAGTGGTGTCTGGACGGGCGAGGACTGTTATTGCGCTCGCTATGGGATGTACGCAGCGAGCTGGCTGAAGGTCGGCTGGTTCAGGTCATGCCCGAATATCGGCAGGATGCGGATATCTGGGCCGTGCACACATCACCGCTGATGAGCTCGGCGAAGATTCGCGTCACTGTGGCGTTTCTGCGCGATTACTTCGCCTTGCACCATGCGCCTGTCTGA
- the ptrR gene encoding putrescine utilization regulator PtrR, whose protein sequence is MDLVQLEIFKAVAEHGSISAAAQQIHRVPSNLTTRIKQLEQDLGVDLFIREKHRLRLSPAGWNFLDYTRRILDLVQEARSAVSGEEPQGPFSLGSLESTAAVRIPALLAAYNQQNAKVELDLSTGPSGTMIDGVLAGRLVAAFVDGPVLHPSLEGVPVFEEEMVIIAPLNHTPVKRGRDVSGESIYAFRANCSYRHHFERWFSDDAAVPGKIHEMESYHGMLACVSAGAGLALMPRSMLESMPGCTTVSIWPLSEQFRYLHTWLIWRRGTVSRSLTRFVELLEQRGAPAKVESTA, encoded by the coding sequence ATGGATCTGGTCCAGCTGGAGATTTTCAAGGCCGTCGCCGAGCATGGCAGCATCAGTGCAGCCGCACAGCAGATTCATCGCGTGCCCTCGAACCTGACCACGCGGATCAAGCAGCTTGAACAAGACCTCGGCGTGGACCTGTTCATCCGCGAAAAGCATCGCTTGCGCCTGTCGCCCGCCGGCTGGAATTTTCTCGATTACACTCGGCGGATTCTGGATCTGGTACAGGAGGCGCGCTCTGCTGTTTCCGGGGAAGAGCCGCAAGGGCCGTTTTCGCTGGGGTCACTGGAAAGCACCGCAGCCGTGCGTATCCCGGCATTGCTTGCTGCCTACAACCAGCAAAACGCCAAGGTCGAACTGGACCTCTCGACCGGACCGTCCGGCACCATGATCGACGGGGTTCTGGCCGGACGACTGGTTGCGGCATTCGTTGACGGGCCGGTGCTGCACCCCTCTCTGGAAGGCGTGCCGGTATTCGAAGAGGAGATGGTGATTATTGCGCCGCTCAATCACACCCCGGTCAAGCGTGGACGTGATGTCAGTGGTGAAAGTATCTATGCGTTTCGTGCCAACTGCTCGTACCGGCACCACTTCGAACGCTGGTTCAGCGACGATGCGGCAGTGCCGGGCAAGATCCATGAGATGGAGTCTTACCACGGCATGCTGGCGTGTGTCAGCGCCGGTGCCGGGCTGGCGCTGATGCCGCGCAGCATGCTCGAAAGCATGCCTGGCTGCACCACGGTCAGTATCTGGCCACTCTCCGAGCAGTTTCGTTATCTGCACACCTGGCTGATCTGGCGCCGGGGCACGGTGTCGCGCAGCCTGACTCGCTTCGTGGAGTTGCTCGAACAGCGGGGCGCGCCAGCCAAGGTCGAGTCAACCGCTTAG